Proteins found in one Dermacentor silvarum isolate Dsil-2018 chromosome 8, BIME_Dsil_1.4, whole genome shotgun sequence genomic segment:
- the LOC119461117 gene encoding LOW QUALITY PROTEIN: probable U3 small nucleolar RNA-associated protein 11 (The sequence of the model RefSeq protein was modified relative to this genomic sequence to represent the inferred CDS: substituted 1 base at 1 genomic stop codon), which translates to MSSFAKAAKAGQRIHKERQQPEARRHLGVLEKKKDYKLRARDYQNKQKRLKRLRQRALTRNPDEFYFHMVNAKLDGGEHHDKVKGEEFTPAQLKLMQTQDVNYVTTKRVSEAKKIERLQANLHLLDDSSGRVKTHTFFVDSKKKVXRFDFAKKLETHPSLLGRAFNRPKLETLHKESIADIPEEVIKEATHEMKKSYRELTKRLERQKELAVVEQKMIMKKKLLDKKNPPVKKVRAGTKDSAPVYLWKKERKR; encoded by the exons ATGTCATCATTCGCGAAAGCAGCCAAGGCGGGCCAGAGAATACACAAAGAACGACAGCAG CCCGAGGCCAGGCGTCACCTGGGAGTACTTGAGAAAAAGAAGGACTACAAGCTCAGAGCAAG AGACTACCAGAATAAACAAAAACGGCTAAAGCGACTGCGCCAGCGAGCACTCACTAGAAATCCCGATGAATTCTACTTTCATATGGTCAACGCCAAGCTCGAT GGAGGCGAACACCACGACAAAGTGAAAGGTGAAGAGTTCACACCGGCACAGCTCAAGCTTATGCAGACACAAGATGTGAACTACGTCACCACAAAACGTGTGTCCGAAGCAAAG AAAATAGAGAGACTTCAAGCAAACCTCCACCTTCTCGATGATAGCAGTGGGCGTGTGAAAACCCACACATTTTTTGTGGACTCCAAAAAGAAGGTATAGCG CTTTGATTTTGCCAAGAAGCTGGAAACTCACCCATCTCTGTTGGGCCGAGCCTTCAACCGGCCGAAACTGGAAACTCTTCATAAGGAATCCATCGCTGATATTCCAGAGGAGGTGATCAAG gAAGCAACACATGAAATGAAGAAGAGCTACCGAGAGTTGACCAAGCGACTGGAGAGGCAGAAGGAACTCGCAGTGGTTGAGCAGAAGATGATCATGAAGAAGAAGCTCCTC GACAAAAAGAACCCACCTGTTAAAAAAGTCAGGGCAGGTACAAAGGACTCTGCACCAGTCTACTTgtggaagaaggaaagaaagcgaTGA
- the LOC119461116 gene encoding ubiquitin-conjugating enzyme E2 J2, which yields MSRGSRTATQRLRLEYSKLLREPVPYVSAHPLPADILEWHFAVKGPEKTPLEGGVYHGKLRFPVDFPFSPPSIYLITPNGRFQCNTRLCLSISDYHPESWNPSWSMSSILTGLLSFMVDETPTLGSLDTTVEQKQKLARESLRFNLEDNVFCELFPEVVKETRAALAADSAVKGDCPQVP from the coding sequence ATGAGTCGAGGCAGCCGAACAGCGACGCAGCGCCTGCGACTCGAGTACTCCAAGCTGCTCCGCGAGCCGGTGCCGTACGTGTCGGCCCACCCGCTGCCGGCCGACATCCTCGAATGGCACTTCGCCGTCAAGGGACCCGAGAAGACCCCACTCGAGGGCGGCGTCTACCACGGCAAGCTGCGCTTCCCCGTCGACTTTCCCTTCTCGCCGCCCTCCATCTACCTGATCACGCCCAACGGACGCTTCCAGTGCAACACCCGCCTGTGCCTCAGCATATCCGACTACCACCCGGAGTCCTGGAACCCGTCGTGGTCCATGTCCTCCATCCTGACCGGGCTGCTCAGCTTCATGGTGGACGAGACGCCCACGCTCGGAAGCCTGGACACCACGGTTGAGCAGAAGCAGAAGCTGGCCCGCGAGAGCTTGCGCTTCAACCTGGAAGACAACGTATTCTGCGAGCTCTTCCCCGAAGTCGTCAAGGAGACGCGCGCCGCCCTGGCCGCCGATTCGGCCGTCAAGGGGGACTGCCCGCAGGTTCCCTGA